A window of the Nocardia sp. NBC_01329 genome harbors these coding sequences:
- a CDS encoding RelA/SpoT family protein translates to MTQHLGEANVEQTSGSQSKGAATSASAAGSRPETAPESDGVRASGAVPSSASRRVRARLARRMTGQRGIPAVKPVLEPLATVHRELYPKANLTQLQRAFDVADERHATQFRKSGDPYITHPLAVANILAELGMDTTTLVAALLHDTVEDTGYSLEQLTTDFGSEVAHLVDGVTKLDKVNLGAAAEAETIRKMIIAMARDPRVLVIKVADRLHNMRTMRFLPPEKQAKKARETLEVIAPLAHRLGMATVKWELEDLAFAILHPKKYDEIVRLVADRAPSRDTYLAKVRAEIVNTLAASRIPATVEGRPKHYWSIYQKMIVKGKDFDDIHDLVGIRILCDEVRDCYAAVGVVHSLWQPMAGRFKDYIAQPRYGVYQSLHTTVVGPDGKPLEVQIRTHDMHRTAEFGIAAHWRYKETKGRHSGDAAEVDDMAWMRQLLDWQREAADPAEFLESLRFDLKAPEIFVFTPKGDVITLPQKSTPVDFAYAVHTEVGHKCIGARVNGRLVALERQLENGEVVEVFTSKAPNAGPSRDWQTFVVSPRAKAKIRQWFAKERREEALESGKEQINKEVRRVGLPLQRLMSVDAMNAVAHELHYGDISTLYTAVGEHQVSAHHVVQRLMAQLGGIGDVENELAERSTPSTTPSRQRLTGDAGVLIPGAEGTVAKLAKCCTPVPGDEILGFVTRGGSVSVHRVDCTNADSLQTQSERIIEVEWAPSPHSVFLVAIQIEALDRARLLSDVTKVLADEKVNILSASVATHGDRVAISKFTFEMGDPKHLGHLLNVVRNVEGVYDVYRVTSAA, encoded by the coding sequence ATGACTCAGCATCTGGGCGAGGCGAATGTCGAGCAGACGTCCGGCTCGCAGTCGAAAGGTGCCGCCACCTCCGCCTCTGCCGCCGGTTCGCGCCCGGAGACCGCGCCCGAATCCGACGGTGTCCGCGCTTCCGGAGCGGTGCCGAGTTCGGCCTCGCGGCGGGTACGTGCCCGGCTGGCCCGGCGGATGACCGGTCAGCGCGGTATCCCCGCGGTGAAGCCGGTGCTCGAACCCCTGGCCACGGTGCACCGCGAGCTGTATCCGAAGGCCAATCTCACCCAGTTGCAGCGTGCGTTCGACGTCGCCGACGAGCGGCACGCGACCCAGTTCCGGAAATCCGGTGACCCATACATCACCCATCCGCTGGCGGTCGCGAACATCCTCGCCGAACTGGGGATGGATACCACCACCCTGGTCGCGGCCCTACTGCACGACACCGTGGAAGACACCGGGTACTCGCTGGAGCAACTGACCACCGATTTCGGTTCCGAGGTCGCCCACCTGGTCGACGGTGTCACCAAGCTGGACAAGGTCAATCTGGGCGCGGCCGCCGAGGCCGAGACGATCCGTAAGATGATCATCGCGATGGCCCGTGACCCGCGTGTCCTGGTGATCAAGGTGGCCGACCGGCTGCACAATATGCGGACCATGCGGTTCCTGCCCCCGGAGAAGCAGGCCAAGAAGGCGCGCGAAACCCTCGAGGTGATCGCGCCGCTGGCACACCGGCTGGGTATGGCCACCGTCAAATGGGAGCTCGAGGATCTCGCGTTCGCGATCCTGCATCCCAAGAAGTACGACGAGATCGTTCGCCTGGTTGCCGACCGTGCGCCGTCACGTGACACTTATTTGGCAAAGGTGCGCGCGGAAATCGTCAACACCCTCGCGGCGTCCCGAATCCCCGCCACTGTCGAAGGCCGTCCCAAGCACTACTGGTCGATCTATCAGAAGATGATCGTGAAGGGGAAGGATTTCGACGATATCCACGATCTGGTGGGTATCCGGATCCTGTGCGACGAGGTGCGTGACTGCTACGCCGCGGTCGGTGTGGTGCATTCGCTGTGGCAGCCGATGGCGGGGCGGTTCAAGGACTACATCGCCCAGCCCCGCTACGGCGTCTATCAGTCGCTGCACACCACCGTGGTCGGCCCGGACGGTAAACCGCTCGAGGTACAGATACGCACCCACGATATGCACCGGACCGCCGAGTTCGGCATCGCCGCGCACTGGCGCTACAAGGAGACCAAGGGCCGCCACTCCGGAGACGCCGCCGAGGTCGACGATATGGCCTGGATGCGGCAGCTGCTCGACTGGCAACGGGAGGCCGCCGACCCTGCCGAGTTCCTGGAATCGCTGCGGTTCGACCTCAAGGCGCCGGAGATCTTCGTCTTCACGCCCAAGGGCGATGTGATCACGTTGCCGCAGAAATCGACGCCGGTGGATTTCGCCTATGCGGTGCACACCGAGGTCGGGCACAAATGCATCGGCGCCCGGGTCAACGGGCGGTTGGTCGCACTGGAACGCCAGTTGGAGAACGGGGAGGTCGTCGAGGTCTTCACCTCGAAGGCGCCCAACGCCGGGCCCAGTCGCGACTGGCAGACATTCGTCGTTTCGCCGCGCGCCAAGGCCAAGATCAGGCAGTGGTTCGCCAAAGAACGTCGCGAAGAGGCGCTGGAGAGCGGTAAGGAGCAGATCAACAAGGAGGTTCGCCGGGTCGGGCTGCCGCTGCAGCGTCTGATGAGCGTCGACGCCATGAACGCCGTCGCCCACGAACTGCACTACGGCGATATCTCCACCCTCTACACCGCGGTGGGGGAGCATCAGGTTTCCGCGCACCATGTGGTGCAGCGGTTGATGGCCCAGCTGGGCGGTATCGGCGACGTCGAGAACGAACTCGCCGAACGCTCCACACCGTCCACCACGCCGTCGCGGCAGCGGCTCACCGGCGATGCCGGCGTACTGATCCCGGGCGCCGAGGGCACCGTCGCGAAACTGGCCAAATGCTGCACTCCGGTCCCGGGCGACGAGATCTTGGGCTTCGTGACCCGCGGCGGGTCGGTCAGCGTGCACCGCGTCGACTGCACCAACGCCGATTCGCTACAGACGCAGTCCGAACGCATCATCGAGGTGGAGTGGGCGCCGTCACCGCATTCGGTGTTCCTGGTGGCCATCCAGATCGAGGCTCTCGACCGTGCGCGCCTGCTTTCCGATGTCACCAAGGTTCTCGCCGACGAGAAGGTCAACATACTGTCGGCTTCGGTGGCCACCCACGGCGACCGGGTCGCCATCAGTAAGTTCACCTTCGAGATGGGCGATCCGAAGCATCTCGGACATTTGCTGAATGTTGTCCGCAATGTCGAGGGTGTCTACGACGTGTACCGGGTGACCTCCGCCGCCTGA
- a CDS encoding cutinase family protein, which produces MLIALTVAVATATAGTVAAPAYAQPAGPSGPSTELAVTSCPALYALGIQGTGESSPDAAPTTDTGMLSTVFRPLMAAAPEQGLVERAYVPYESSFGGVDGGSATPYSDSVKGGLIRLRSMANSVAQRCPETRFAIVGYSQGAHVASVFAQEVGRGQGTLAAEKVAAVALIGDPTRNTGAPLFPGSPGKANPDPAPGTEGAEIGHIAALNQTPAAGGGIAPDRDTAENFGALTGRVASFCAAGDLACDAPEGAPILKAVAGVVGQMKLSGGDPIASLTSIAQALAFTSIKTATKVVNEDVQGTSLATLNISPKKSISERLADAADPRTPLDIPGAMRALLKVGMIGLNAVVTVVRTVLNPTAIAELATAGLANPPAALLMLGVKLLGAIPQLVPPTTGIRLVSQAFDAVIDNITDNHALLDTTTWVRYWDTIQRHQAYGNAAISATGEAPTRFIADWFAAAARDLAAVHGSGNEPMSEKAAPQVGSTPNGGMPAPNGFSGSDPGASLPPTPSGTGQFPFGTGVNNGASEGPAATTPAPRTTETDSFSVN; this is translated from the coding sequence ATGCTGATCGCACTCACCGTCGCTGTGGCGACGGCGACAGCAGGCACAGTCGCCGCTCCCGCATACGCTCAACCGGCCGGCCCGTCGGGCCCGTCGACCGAGCTCGCGGTGACGTCGTGTCCGGCACTGTACGCGTTGGGGATTCAGGGCACCGGTGAATCCTCGCCGGATGCCGCGCCGACGACCGATACCGGCATGTTGTCCACCGTCTTCCGTCCGCTCATGGCAGCGGCGCCGGAGCAGGGGCTGGTGGAACGTGCCTATGTGCCCTACGAATCCAGTTTCGGCGGGGTCGACGGCGGTAGCGCCACACCGTATTCGGATTCGGTGAAGGGCGGCCTGATCCGGCTGCGCAGTATGGCGAACTCGGTGGCGCAGCGCTGCCCCGAGACCCGCTTCGCGATCGTCGGCTATTCGCAGGGCGCGCATGTGGCCTCGGTGTTCGCACAGGAGGTCGGTCGCGGGCAGGGTACTCTGGCGGCCGAAAAGGTTGCCGCCGTAGCGCTGATCGGTGATCCTACTCGTAATACGGGCGCACCCCTGTTCCCCGGCTCCCCCGGGAAGGCGAACCCCGACCCCGCGCCCGGTACCGAAGGAGCGGAGATCGGGCATATCGCGGCGCTGAACCAGACGCCCGCCGCCGGTGGCGGTATCGCCCCGGACCGCGATACCGCGGAGAATTTCGGTGCGCTCACCGGCCGGGTGGCCAGCTTCTGTGCCGCGGGCGATCTCGCCTGCGACGCGCCCGAGGGCGCCCCGATCCTCAAGGCGGTCGCCGGTGTCGTCGGGCAGATGAAGCTCAGCGGCGGCGATCCGATCGCCTCACTCACCTCGATCGCGCAGGCGCTCGCCTTCACCTCGATAAAAACTGCCACCAAGGTGGTCAACGAGGACGTCCAGGGCACCTCGCTCGCGACACTGAACATCTCGCCGAAGAAGTCGATCTCCGAACGGCTGGCCGACGCGGCCGATCCGCGGACTCCGCTGGATATCCCGGGTGCCATGCGAGCATTGCTCAAAGTGGGCATGATCGGGTTGAACGCGGTGGTCACGGTGGTGCGGACGGTGCTGAACCCCACGGCGATCGCCGAACTGGCCACCGCCGGCCTGGCGAACCCGCCGGCGGCACTGCTGATGCTGGGAGTCAAACTGCTCGGGGCGATTCCGCAGCTCGTACCGCCGACCACCGGTATTCGGCTGGTGAGTCAGGCTTTCGATGCGGTGATCGACAACATCACCGATAACCACGCCCTGCTCGATACCACCACCTGGGTGCGGTACTGGGACACCATCCAGCGGCATCAGGCCTATGGCAATGCGGCCATTTCGGCCACCGGCGAAGCGCCCACCCGCTTCATCGCCGACTGGTTCGCCGCCGCGGCGCGGGATCTCGCCGCAGTCCACGGTAGTGGCAACGAACCCATGTCCGAAAAGGCAGCGCCGCAGGTCGGGAGCACTCCGAACGGCGGAATGCCCGCTCCGAACGGATTCTCAGGTTCCGACCCCGGCGCGTCGCTCCCACCCACCCCCTCCGGTACGGGACAATTCCCTTTTGGGACAGGAGTGAACAATGGTGCCTCGGAAGGCCCGGCGGCTACGACTCCCGCTCCCCGCACAACCGAAACCGACTCGTTCTCCGTGAACTGA
- a CDS encoding adenine phosphoribosyltransferase, with translation MVRRYTRWVDDFPEPGVRFADLTPVFADSEGFRTVVDCLAALVPDIDLVAGVDARGFLLGAGVATALGTGVLAVRKRGKLPPPVVTREYELEYGTAALEIPATGVALAGRRVLLLDDVLATGGTLAAAADLFAGAGAEVVAAAVVLELEALGGRARQGDYPVTSIVAV, from the coding sequence ATGGTGCGCAGATACACCCGCTGGGTCGACGACTTCCCGGAACCCGGGGTCAGATTTGCCGATCTCACACCGGTTTTCGCCGATTCCGAGGGCTTCCGGACCGTGGTCGACTGCCTTGCGGCGCTGGTACCCGATATCGACCTGGTCGCCGGGGTGGACGCCCGAGGTTTCCTGCTCGGCGCCGGTGTCGCCACGGCCCTGGGCACCGGCGTCCTCGCCGTCCGTAAACGCGGAAAACTGCCGCCGCCTGTGGTCACCCGGGAGTACGAACTCGAGTACGGTACTGCAGCTCTGGAGATCCCGGCCACCGGAGTGGCATTGGCGGGCCGACGGGTCCTGCTGCTCGACGATGTACTGGCTACCGGCGGCACATTGGCCGCGGCCGCCGATCTGTTCGCCGGGGCCGGTGCCGAGGTGGTCGCGGCGGCGGTCGTACTGGAGCTCGAGGCGCTGGGCGGCCGCGCCCGGCAGGGCGATTACCCGGTCACATCGATCGTCGCCGTGTAA
- a CDS encoding MinD/ParA family ATP-binding protein gives MGEDWSRWLDTAPDSAADETGGDRKARVVRLPGGARTRVAGEPRPILVVGGCGGAGTTTTTLGLAGELGLGGAATIAVDATPAGGDLALRGADEHLHPISMQQWLYGRGDDEPAPLKECMSRATSGIGLLWRDAAPLRRRASYLTVARAVDQAGYTGVYDGGSPIASRQLRPLLDDADVALVLTIPARVDAANRLRVTLEWLDDEYGDSSEPMGGGIVGDTTIVVSHQQRGADSRVADHLREHLSGWVRDIVEVPYDPHLARGELVRHIALADETRQTYERLLAGMAS, from the coding sequence ATGGGAGAGGATTGGAGCCGCTGGCTCGATACCGCACCGGATTCGGCGGCGGACGAGACCGGCGGAGACCGGAAGGCGCGAGTGGTGCGGTTGCCGGGCGGAGCCCGGACCCGTGTCGCCGGTGAGCCCCGGCCGATCCTGGTGGTAGGCGGTTGCGGCGGAGCCGGAACCACGACCACCACACTGGGGCTGGCCGGTGAACTCGGTCTCGGCGGCGCCGCCACGATCGCGGTGGACGCCACTCCGGCCGGGGGTGATCTCGCGCTGCGCGGCGCCGACGAGCATCTGCATCCGATCAGCATGCAGCAGTGGCTGTACGGCCGGGGTGACGACGAACCGGCTCCGTTGAAGGAATGTATGTCCCGGGCGACCTCCGGTATCGGTCTGCTGTGGCGCGACGCCGCGCCGCTGCGACGCCGCGCGAGCTATCTCACCGTGGCCCGCGCAGTGGACCAGGCCGGGTACACCGGCGTTTACGACGGTGGGAGTCCGATCGCGAGCCGGCAGTTGCGACCGTTGCTCGACGATGCGGATGTCGCACTGGTCCTGACCATCCCGGCACGTGTGGATGCGGCGAACCGGCTGCGGGTGACCCTCGAATGGCTCGACGACGAATACGGCGATTCGTCGGAGCCGATGGGCGGCGGCATCGTCGGCGACACCACGATCGTGGTCTCCCATCAGCAGCGCGGCGCGGATTCTCGGGTAGCCGACCATTTGCGGGAGCATCTTTCGGGCTGGGTCCGCGATATAGTCGAGGTGCCCTACGATCCCCATCTGGCGCGTGGTGAACTGGTCCGCCACATCGCACTCGCCGATGAGACCCGGCAGACCTACGAGCGCCTACTCGCCGGGATGGCCTCATGA
- the secF gene encoding protein translocase subunit SecF, whose product MNGPVTMDKPQPSAPRPSGVRHSWMNRLYTGTGVLDVVGNRRRWYLITAAIVLVCLLSMAVRGFTFGIDFVGGSRIQLPAGDVTTEQVEKVYSDTIGSDPESVQTVGTGDGKTILIRSETLNVEQLGSLQTALFDEFQPRDDSGNPSRNAISASDVSETWGGQITRQALIALAVFLVLVSVYIGIRYERDMALAALAALVFDLLVTAGVYSLVGFEVTPAMVIGMLTILGFSLYDSVVVFDKVEENTRGVLHTSRRTYGEQANLAVNQTLMRSINTTLIGALPILGLMVIAVWMLGVGTLQDLALVQLVGTVVGAYSSIFFATPLLVSIKERWGPVAAHTKKVHARRAAQASGRPVPGPERAAAAPGRRPAGVVDDRDERNARRTGPGGPPPGARPTGKRQRRH is encoded by the coding sequence GACAAGCCCCAACCCTCCGCGCCGCGTCCCTCCGGGGTCCGGCACAGCTGGATGAACCGGCTCTACACCGGTACCGGTGTGCTCGACGTGGTCGGCAACCGCCGCCGCTGGTATCTGATCACCGCCGCGATCGTGCTGGTCTGCCTGCTCAGCATGGCAGTGCGCGGGTTCACCTTCGGTATCGATTTCGTCGGCGGCTCCCGGATCCAGCTTCCGGCCGGCGATGTCACCACCGAGCAGGTGGAGAAGGTCTACAGCGACACCATCGGTTCGGATCCCGAATCGGTGCAGACTGTGGGTACCGGCGACGGTAAGACCATTCTGATCCGCTCGGAAACCCTGAACGTCGAACAGCTCGGCTCTCTGCAGACCGCGCTGTTCGACGAGTTCCAGCCTCGCGACGACAGCGGGAATCCGAGCCGCAACGCCATCAGTGCCTCCGATGTGAGCGAGACCTGGGGCGGCCAGATCACCCGGCAGGCGCTGATCGCGCTGGCGGTGTTCCTGGTACTGGTCAGTGTCTACATCGGGATCCGATACGAACGCGATATGGCGTTGGCCGCGCTGGCCGCGCTCGTCTTCGACCTCTTGGTCACCGCCGGCGTGTACTCGCTGGTCGGTTTCGAGGTGACACCCGCGATGGTGATCGGCATGCTCACCATCCTCGGTTTCTCCCTCTACGATTCGGTGGTCGTCTTCGACAAGGTCGAGGAGAACACCCGTGGTGTCCTGCACACCAGCAGGCGCACCTACGGAGAACAGGCGAACCTGGCTGTCAACCAGACGCTGATGCGTTCCATCAACACCACCCTCATCGGTGCGCTGCCCATCCTCGGCCTGATGGTGATCGCGGTGTGGATGCTCGGTGTCGGCACTTTGCAGGATCTGGCGCTGGTACAGCTCGTGGGCACGGTAGTCGGTGCCTACTCGTCCATCTTCTTCGCGACTCCGCTGCTGGTGAGTATCAAGGAACGCTGGGGCCCGGTGGCGGCGCACACCAAGAAAGTGCACGCGCGCCGTGCGGCGCAGGCGAGTGGACGGCCCGTCCCCGGTCCGGAACGGGCCGCGGCGGCACCCGGTCGCCGTCCCGCGGGCGTTGTCGACGATCGGGACGAGCGCAATGCACGCAGGACCGGGCCCGGCGGACCTCCGCCCGGCGCCCGCCCCACCGGAAAACGACAGAGGCGGCACTGA
- a CDS encoding ABC transporter substrate-binding protein yields MRHSSLRRTIALLAATAAAAALAAGCSGKDKVPSIGYAVDTTVTSYNGGTTAGAAAAQTVFGRVLTGFFYTGPNGQPVADSDTGSAKEVPGEAQTIQYRLNPAGVYSDGVPTSCDDLVFTWAARSGRFPGFDSASTSGYEDIERVECQPGSKDGTVVFRPGRRYLPWRTLFGAGELMPAHVAAQSANVPDIVAAVQNDDRPALDRLAQFWNTGWNLAPGDLDVTAFPSSGPYRLESFDLDDGLVLVANERWWGDAPATGRIVVFPKPADLAGHIEDGSVSVVDIGTGSLPELNLDAFAVQQLPSRGVEQLVLSTGGVFESDAARRAFALCVPRQALFDQLGRVTDAPETGLGSGLSDSRTVQPDSAYYPAVTGAADPFADGDMAGAEAALTEAGKKQLTVRVGYPAPDARRARTVSMIADSCEQAGITVEDASTPDFGSAQLPGGAVDAILGGPGGLPGPAGSLDGIAAVSGLRSGSGLNAGQFRNSRYDAITDQLAAEDNSTDQLNLLTEAENLLWDRLPSIPLFATPRTIAFSGGLQNAVAGPSRAGSGWNMDQWVLQR; encoded by the coding sequence ATGCGACACTCATCTCTGCGCCGGACGATCGCGCTGCTCGCGGCCACGGCCGCGGCCGCCGCACTGGCTGCCGGATGTTCCGGCAAGGACAAGGTGCCCTCGATCGGGTACGCCGTCGACACCACAGTCACCAGCTACAACGGCGGGACCACCGCGGGTGCGGCCGCCGCCCAGACGGTCTTCGGCCGGGTGCTCACCGGGTTCTTCTACACCGGCCCGAACGGTCAGCCGGTCGCCGATTCCGATACCGGGTCCGCCAAGGAGGTCCCCGGGGAAGCGCAGACCATCCAGTACCGGTTGAACCCCGCGGGCGTGTACTCCGACGGCGTACCCACCTCATGTGACGACCTGGTGTTCACCTGGGCCGCGCGCAGCGGCCGCTTTCCCGGATTCGATTCGGCGAGCACGTCCGGTTACGAGGATATCGAGCGGGTGGAATGTCAGCCCGGGTCCAAGGACGGCACCGTGGTGTTCCGGCCGGGCCGCCGCTATCTGCCCTGGCGCACCCTGTTCGGTGCCGGTGAACTGATGCCCGCGCATGTGGCCGCGCAGTCGGCGAATGTGCCCGATATCGTCGCCGCCGTCCAGAACGACGACCGGCCCGCCCTGGACCGGCTCGCCCAGTTCTGGAATACGGGCTGGAATCTGGCGCCCGGCGATCTCGACGTCACCGCCTTCCCGTCCTCCGGCCCGTACCGGCTCGAATCCTTCGATCTCGACGACGGACTGGTTCTGGTCGCCAATGAACGCTGGTGGGGGGATGCGCCCGCCACCGGCCGGATCGTCGTGTTTCCGAAGCCGGCCGATCTTGCCGGGCATATCGAGGACGGTTCGGTCTCGGTGGTCGATATCGGCACCGGTTCGCTGCCCGAGCTGAACCTGGACGCTTTCGCTGTCCAGCAATTGCCCAGCCGGGGTGTCGAACAGTTGGTGCTCAGCACCGGCGGGGTCTTCGAGTCGGATGCCGCACGGCGTGCGTTCGCGCTGTGTGTACCCCGGCAGGCGCTGTTCGACCAGCTCGGCCGGGTGACCGACGCGCCGGAGACCGGGTTGGGTTCGGGCCTCTCGGATTCACGGACAGTACAACCGGATTCGGCGTACTACCCCGCGGTCACGGGTGCCGCCGATCCGTTCGCCGACGGCGATATGGCCGGCGCGGAGGCCGCGCTCACCGAAGCCGGGAAGAAACAGCTCACCGTCCGGGTCGGCTATCCGGCCCCGGATGCCCGGCGCGCGCGGACCGTCTCGATGATCGCCGACTCCTGTGAACAGGCGGGGATCACGGTGGAGGACGCGAGTACTCCGGACTTCGGGTCCGCGCAGCTCCCCGGCGGCGCCGTGGACGCGATTCTCGGCGGCCCGGGCGGACTGCCGGGTCCGGCCGGTTCGCTCGACGGGATCGCCGCGGTCAGTGGGTTGCGCAGCGGTAGCGGGCTCAATGCCGGTCAGTTCCGCAACAGCCGCTACGATGCGATCACGGATCAGCTTGCGGCAGAAGACAACTCGACGGATCAGCTGAATCTGCTCACGGAGGCGGAGAACCTGCTGTGGGATCGGCTGCCGAGCATTCCGTTGTTCGCTACCCCGCGCACCATCGCTTTCAGCGGTGGTCTGCAGAACGCTGTCGCGGGGCCCAGCAGGGCTGGATCCGGCTGGAATATGGACCAGTGGGTCCTGCAGCGCTGA
- a CDS encoding SCO6880 family protein, whose protein sequence is MTSTETYERRSYGLWQKPRSAGLFGLRWEETVLGFAVVITALLTAMIGGFQWGAVVGGLGVVIMAPLVMRRGGRSGYETGLMMFHWMRSRNRGEHVYRGGRFSRVPGGFTRLPGLLAPSRLYEGIDAGGYSFGMIHLPQFAQYTVVLRAWPQGHEAVDQPVIDRWVSAWGTFLASVGQTSDIVAVVPVIDTVPETGNRLLTEVSTITRPEAPDLAQQVMYELATELPQERVQLLPRVSITFKATTAERRKNPAEEAVEIGRRLPGICAALAEAGVRAQPMSADEVISFIRRSYDPASQADLEVAAGEPEGHGLDWADAGPVSHDEKWDHLIHDGGRSVTWEMDTAPEGAVDERVLQRLLAPNPEVPRKRIAIVYRPHSAADAAEIVDDDFKNALVAQQSERGVVSASATLRVGATQQAREEQARGHGVTRFGALVTITEPSRGDLPRIEAITRDLSTQARLKIRRCYRYQAAAFAASLGCGVILPEHATIPKALAG, encoded by the coding sequence ATGACCAGCACCGAAACCTACGAACGCCGCTCCTACGGTCTGTGGCAGAAGCCGCGCAGCGCCGGTCTTTTCGGGCTGCGCTGGGAAGAGACCGTGCTCGGGTTCGCTGTGGTGATCACCGCGCTGCTCACCGCCATGATCGGCGGTTTCCAGTGGGGTGCCGTCGTGGGCGGCTTGGGTGTGGTGATCATGGCGCCGCTGGTCATGCGCCGCGGCGGGCGTTCGGGCTACGAGACGGGATTGATGATGTTCCACTGGATGCGTTCGCGTAACCGCGGTGAGCACGTGTACCGCGGCGGTCGTTTCTCCCGGGTACCGGGCGGGTTCACCCGGCTGCCGGGGCTGCTCGCCCCGTCGAGGCTGTACGAGGGGATCGATGCCGGTGGCTACAGCTTCGGAATGATCCACCTACCGCAGTTCGCGCAGTACACGGTGGTGCTACGGGCGTGGCCGCAGGGGCACGAGGCGGTGGACCAGCCGGTGATCGATCGCTGGGTTTCGGCCTGGGGCACCTTCCTCGCCTCGGTCGGCCAGACCAGCGATATCGTCGCCGTGGTTCCGGTGATCGACACTGTCCCGGAAACCGGGAACCGGCTGCTCACCGAGGTTTCCACGATCACCCGCCCGGAGGCGCCGGATCTGGCACAGCAGGTGATGTACGAGCTTGCCACCGAATTGCCGCAGGAGCGGGTGCAACTGCTGCCCCGGGTCTCGATCACCTTCAAGGCCACCACCGCCGAACGCCGCAAGAACCCGGCGGAGGAGGCGGTCGAGATCGGGCGCCGCCTGCCGGGCATCTGCGCCGCGCTCGCCGAAGCCGGAGTCCGGGCACAGCCGATGTCGGCCGACGAGGTGATCTCGTTCATCCGACGCAGCTACGATCCGGCCTCGCAGGCCGATCTCGAAGTGGCGGCGGGCGAGCCGGAGGGACACGGTCTGGACTGGGCCGACGCCGGACCGGTATCGCACGACGAGAAATGGGATCACCTCATCCACGACGGTGGCCGGTCGGTGACCTGGGAAATGGATACCGCGCCCGAGGGCGCGGTCGACGAGCGGGTGCTGCAGCGGCTGCTGGCTCCGAACCCGGAGGTACCGCGGAAACGGATCGCCATCGTGTACCGGCCGCATTCGGCGGCCGACGCGGCCGAGATCGTCGACGACGATTTCAAGAACGCCCTGGTCGCCCAGCAGAGCGAACGCGGCGTGGTGTCGGCCTCGGCGACCCTGCGGGTCGGCGCGACCCAGCAGGCGCGTGAAGAACAGGCGCGCGGCCACGGCGTCACCCGGTTCGGCGCCCTGGTCACTATTACCGAGCCGAGCCGCGGTGACCTGCCGCGGATCGAGGCGATCACCCGTGACCTGTCCACACAGGCCCGGCTGAAGATTCGACGCTGCTACCGCTACCAGGCGGCGGCCTTCGCCGCATCGCTCGGCTGCGGGGTGATCCTGCCCGAGCACGCGACCATTCCCAAAGCATTGGCAGGGTGA